From Corynebacterium pseudotuberculosis:
GCTGAGAGTGCTGTGCGTCGTGTCGCCGAGAGCGAGCCGCCATGAGGGTATTGGTGGCTTGGGGTGACCAGCACGGCATCAAGGCCCTTGTGGAGGGAATCCGGGTTGAGCCCTTGCTTGTCTGTGGTCACATTGCTTGTGCGATGCCCCAAGGCGTGCGGTATACGCCGAAGGCTGGGATATCCCGGAGATTCCACCCCGATAGTCAGGCGACGCTGAGATGCTGTGAGGAGGAGGCTGAGCCCCTCGCGGGCACCGGCCGTGACGACTATATGCTCAGGGTCTGCGATCAGGCCGCGCATACGGCGCAGGTGTTCTGAGATCTCTGCGCGGAGTCGCGGGAGCCCGAGGGGGTCAGATGTCGCCGGTGGGGTTGAGCATGCGGCTCGCCAGGACGCACGCCATGAGGAATCGGCGAGCGTGGCCGTGTCTGGGATGCCCGGTTCCAGGTTAAGTAAGGGGGGAGGTGAAGGTGGGCGGAGGGTGTGGCCGATTGGGGGTGGCGGGGGTTGGGGGGCCGCTAGGTGAGGATTGATCATGGTTCCTGATCCATGCGCTGCAAGGAGATATCCCTCGGCGGAGAGTTGTTCATAGGCTGCCAGGACTGTTCCTCGGGAGACCCCCAACTGGGCGGCGAGTGAGCGTGAACTGGGGATATGATCGCCGGGCGCGATGATTTTTTGAGACACCAAAGACCGGATATGGGAGGTGATCTGAACCGGGAGCGGTTGCGATGATGAAGAGTCCACGGCGATGGGAAGGTGGGTGACTAGTTCTGATCGCATGCGCTTATCTTCTTTTGAAAAGTGGTACATTGCAACATGCATTATTTGGATCTGGCAGTAGGCCACTTTTGTGGGCTTGGATGGAACACATGACTGAAACACAAACTTCTACGGCCACTCACCGAGTCAAACGCGGTCTCGCAGATATGCTCAAGGGCGGTGTAATCATGGACGTGGTTACTCCCGAGCAAGCTCGAATCGCAGAGGATGCTGGAGCTTCCGCGGTGATGGCGCTTGAACGCGTACCAGCTGATATCCGCTCACAAGGCGGAGTAGCCCGAATGAGCGATCCCGATTTGATTGAGGGGATCGTCAACGCCGTATCCATTCCTGTTATGGCGAAAGCTCGCATCGGGCATTTTGTAGAGGCTCAGATTCTTGAGTCCTTAGGGGTGGACTTCATTGATGAATCCGAGGTTCTCAGCCCCGCGGATTACACCAACCACATTGATAAATGGAACTTCAAAGTACCGTTTGTTTGTGGCGCTACCAATCTTGGGGAGGCACTGCGCCGAGTTACTGAGGGGGCTGCGATGATTCGCTCTAAAGGAGAGGCCGGTACCGGCGATGTCTCCGAGGCAGTCAAGCACTTGCGGACCATTCGTGGCGACATCAACCGCTTGCGCAGCATGGACGCCGATGAGCTCTACGTGGCCGCTAAAGAACTTCAGGCGCCTTATGAACTAGTAAAAGAAGTCGCAGAAACAGGCAAGCTGCCCGTTGTGATGTTCGTAGCCGGTGGCGTGGCAACGCCTGCCGACGCCGCCCTGGTCATGCAAATGGGTGCCGAAGGCGTGTTTGTAGGCTCCGGGATCTTCAAATCCGGCAACCCCGCCGCTCGTGCTGCCGCCATTGTTAAAGCAACCACGCTTTATGACGATCCCGCAGCGCTCGCAGAAGTCTCACGCGGACTGGGCGAAGCCATGGTGGGCATCAACGTAGCAGATGTTCCTGCTCCTCACAGGCTTGCAGAACG
This genomic window contains:
- the pdxR gene encoding MocR-like pyridoxine biosynthesis transcription factor PdxR, with the translated sequence MRSELVTHLPIAVDSSSSQPLPVQITSHIRSLVSQKIIAPGDHIPSSRSLAAQLGVSRGTVLAAYEQLSAEGYLLAAHGSGTMINPHLAAPQPPPPPIGHTLRPPSPPPLLNLEPGIPDTATLADSSWRASWRAACSTPPATSDPLGLPRLRAEISEHLRRMRGLIADPEHIVVTAGAREGLSLLLTASQRRLTIGVESPGYPSLRRIPHALGHRTSNVTTDKQGLNPDSLHKGLDAVLVTPSHQYPHGGSLSATRRTALSAWASDTDSLIIEDDFDSELRYVGMPLPALTAINPEHAVLLGTFSSVIAPQVATGYIVAPPHMISVLRNLRTALGQPVSMITQDAIARYLATGALRRRTQRLRRIYRRRREMVSTQLGHLSSSELHPIDGGLHAVLSCQRPEAEIITDCANRGIHVVGLSNYWGGTDGNITPGANHDNGIVFGFGCHDDNTLREALDILAEIVQ
- the pdxS gene encoding pyridoxal 5'-phosphate synthase lyase subunit PdxS; this translates as MTETQTSTATHRVKRGLADMLKGGVIMDVVTPEQARIAEDAGASAVMALERVPADIRSQGGVARMSDPDLIEGIVNAVSIPVMAKARIGHFVEAQILESLGVDFIDESEVLSPADYTNHIDKWNFKVPFVCGATNLGEALRRVTEGAAMIRSKGEAGTGDVSEAVKHLRTIRGDINRLRSMDADELYVAAKELQAPYELVKEVAETGKLPVVMFVAGGVATPADAALVMQMGAEGVFVGSGIFKSGNPAARAAAIVKATTLYDDPAALAEVSRGLGEAMVGINVADVPAPHRLAERGW